One window of the Diospyros lotus cultivar Yz01 chromosome 12, ASM1463336v1, whole genome shotgun sequence genome contains the following:
- the LOC127787582 gene encoding uncharacterized protein LOC127787582, with amino-acid sequence MDMKEAGSQWKLQLQELEELRLEAYENFRIYKEKAKAAHDKLIAKKEFNVGNKVLLYNSRLKLMPGKLRSRWVGPFVVTHVFPYGAVEIMDGSTTTKFTVNGQRLKPFYEIFQEHTVEELHLLNATYN; translated from the coding sequence atGGACATGAAAGAAGCTGGTTCCCAGTGGAAGCTTCAATTGCAAGAActtgaggaattgaggttaGAGGCATATGAGAACTTCAGGATCTACAAGGAAAAGGCCAAAGCTGCACACGACAAATTGATTGCCAAGAAGGAGTTCAACGTTGGCAATAAAGTCCTCCTCTACAATTCACGCCTAAAGTTGATGCCTGGTAAGTTGCGTTCTAGATGGGTCGGTCCTTTCgtggttactcatgtttttccctaTGGCGCAGTTGAGATCATGGACGGGTCGACTACGACgaaattcacagtgaacgggcagcggcttaagccattctatgAGATCTTTCAGGAGCATACTGTGGAGGAGCtacatctcctcaacgccacctacAATTGA